The Trypanosoma brucei gambiense DAL972 chromosome 10, complete sequence genome has a segment encoding these proteins:
- a CDS encoding heat shock protein, putative: MRGLIKSFSGRSAPTISTVTLRASICHPAGPLAVPSRLQSTSPMEQLIINGAAWESSNYYHRLGFQEAVRDSSRIKEHYHILAKHFHPDNPNAPPNATAAFQNIKEAYDHLMEEVKDEVPKSHPHTGHSYRFTDHERRQQQMRFLGEGIGLFMAMTLVFIFIVSRHNSNRVDGRYLGHFAIIFLTIQVFPRLLAAAILYACHSNYLVSIAERTEQAAVSLIVEQRESHLAIRAEGIDKRVRDRVVMQVTYPHNDEPRRHTEEGSKDNENNNKKEADTRKGNLETSPRVLTTVTFDSGVTQVIVPATRADREPAECRVKVVDEARGFVIVDRTFEI; the protein is encoded by the coding sequence ATGCGAGGTCTAATAAAATCATTTAGCGGACGTTCAGCACCCACAATCTCAACCGTCACTTTGCGGGCAAGCATATGCCACCCTGCGGGACCCCTTGCCGTTCCTAGCCGATTGCAGTCAACGTCTCCGATGGAGCAACTGATCATTAACGGCGCCGCATGGGAAAGCAGCAATTATTATCACAGACTTGGGTTTCAGGAGGCGGTACgggacagcagcagaatTAAGGAGCATTATCACATTCTAGCGAAGCACTTTCATCCCGACAACCCCAATGCACCACCCAACGCAACAGCGGCGTTTCAGAATATAAAGGAGGCATATGATCATCTCATGGAAGAAGTCAAAGATGAGGTTCCAAAAAGTCATCCGCACACAGGACATTCATATCGTTTTACCGACCACGAAcggcggcaacaacaaatgcGTTTCCTAGGTGAAGGCATTGGCCTTTTTATGGCCATGAcacttgttttcatttttattgtttcgcGTCACAACAGTAACCGTGTCGACGGACGCTACCTTGGCCATTTCGCCATAATCTTTTTGACTATACAAGTATTCCCACGGCTTCTGGCGGCTGCGATTCTTTATGCCTGTCACTCGAACTATTTGGTAAGTATTGCTGAGCGCACGGAGCAGGCTGCGGTAAGTCTCATTGTGGAACAGCGGGAAAGCCATCTCGCCATACGTGCGGAAGGCATCGACAAAAGGGTGCGGGACCGTGTGGTTATGCAGGTGACGTACCCTCACAATGACGAACCTCGAAGGCACACCGAGGAGGGCAGTAaagataatgaaaataacaataagaagGAAGCAGATACGAGGAAGGGTAATTTGGAAACCTCACCGCGAGTGCTCACTACAGTAACATTTGACTCAGGTGTAACGCAAGTTATTGTCCCTGCAACGCGTGCCGACCGTGAACCTGCGGAGTGCCGCGTGAAGGTTGTGGATGAGGCGAGAGGTTTTGTTATTGTCGACCGTACATTTGAGATCTGA
- a CDS encoding procyclin-associated gene 2 (PAG2) polypeptide,putative — protein sequence MLKFVLVLILIIVGGDYCYRGNAGVALKLQAVKSVCRASKKLKSVFTFVKGKLEKADRNFYEVKLLQKLLRLKLLTEWTKGEKCGTMRVFLTNIRAKERNMRRELSALWKMGRRVVGEAGIAAGRLDEMVNVFAQSYGNESETKTCIGGTNGSPMEVLKRCYANNSKTGEWEFLTITEGGELFDNEFETNLETTLHVMLSLGNRADPWYDYGKDMGCQLTKGAPGGGYMKSHNLTENIIWGDGILGVSKNGNGTTGSKGNTRGGKYAHDVVWEAEPTKNNPTLRRVIKDFSAFEELFAKVKSSHKLLIDAFLQEKLFAEEFEALAVRTKKKRVIIGGSTSTKNKQNNALGGSGAGDDNEVSMEEWLSQVDGGIVEERLLAEEMKECT from the coding sequence ATGCTCAAGTTTGTTCTTGTGTTAATACTGAttattgttggtggtgaCTATTGTTATCGTGGTAACGCTGGGGTGGCTTTGAAGTTGCAAGCCGTGAAGTCCGTGTGCAGAGCATCGAAAAAGCTTAAATCGGTTTTTACATTTGTGAAGGGCAAACTGGAAAAAGCGGATAGAAACTTTTACGAGGTGAAACTGCTGCAAAAGCTACTCCGCTTGAAGCTTCTAACGGAATGGActaaaggagaaaagtgCGGGACAATGAGGGTTTTTCTTACCAACATAAGGGCGAAGGAGAGAAATATGCGACGGGAACTGTCAGCCTTATGGAAAATGGGGAGGAGAGTTGTGGGTGAGGCAGGGATTGCAGCTGGGAGACTGGACGAAATGGTGAATGTGTTCGCACAGTCGTACGGCAACGAAAGTGAAACGAAAACGTGTATTGGGGGTACAAATGGCAGTCCTATGGAGGTTTTGAAAAGGTGCTACGCTAACAATTCCAAAACAGGGGAATGGGAGTTCCTCACAATTACAGAGGGGGGAGAACTGTTTGACAACGAGTTTGAGACAAACTTGGAGACCACGCTTCACGTTATGTTGTCGCTTGGGAATAGAGCCGATCCGTGGTATGACTATGGAAAGGATATGGGGTGTCAACTCACTAAAGGAGCCCCTGGGGGTGGGTACATGAAGAGCCATAACCTCACAGAGAACATCATTTGGGGTGATGGCATACTCGGGGTGAgcaaaaatggaaatggaacTACCGGCTCCAAAGGAAACACGAGAGGTGGGAAATATGCTCACGATGTCGTGTGGGAAGCAGAACCCACGAAAAATAATCCCACTCTCCGCAGGGTGATCAAAGATTTTAGTGCATTCGAAGAATTATTTGCGAAGGTGAAGTCTTCCCACAAGCTGTTAATAGATGCATTTCTCCAGGAGAAATTGTTTGCTGAGGAATTCGAGGCTCTTGCGGTTAGAactaagaagaaaagagtgaTCATTGGCGGTTCCACCTCCACCAAAAATAAGCAGAACAATGCCTTGGGGGGTAGTGGTGCCGGCGATGATAACGAAGTGAGTATGGAAGAGTGGTTGTCGCAAGTGGATGGGGGAATTGTAGAAGAGAGGTTGTTGGCggaggaaatgaaggagTGTACGTAA
- a CDS encoding Transitional endoplasmic reticulum ATPase,putative → MSAKAQQVKQQKLNRLIADDLAEDDNSVVVLNAKRMDELSIFRGDTVKLKGKKNRSTICIAMSDENCPEGSIMVNKVTRRNIRILLGDLITVSSHSNVPYGNHVHVLPIDDTVKNLTGDLFETFLKPYFLEAYRPVKTGDLFICRGAMRSVEFKVVEVDPGDCCIVAPETVVHCEGDPIRREDEERLDDVGYDDIGGCRRQLVQIREMVELPIRHPELFKSIGIKPPRGILMYGPPGSGKTLIARAVANETGAFFFLINGPEIMSKMAGESEGNLRNAFVESEKNAPAIIFIDEIDSIAPKREKAQGEVEKRIVSQLLTLMDGLKGRSQVIVMAATNRPNAIDPALRRFGRFDREIDIGVPDEIGRLEILRIHTKNMKLDPNVDVEKIAKDSHGYVGADLAQLCTEAAMQCVREKMAVVDWDDETIDAEVLDSMSVTNNHFLDALSKMNPSALRETQVETPNVTWSDVGGLLDVKRELQELVQYPVEFPWKFEKYGISAPKGVLFYGPPGCGKTLLAKAIATECQANFISIKGPELLTMWFGESEANVRDVFDKARAAAPCVLFFDELDSVARSRGHSGDGGASDRVINQILTEMDGMNSKKNVFIIGATNRPDVLDPAVMRPGRLDQLIYIPLPDKASRVAILKASFRKSPLAPDVDLDQLAAATHGFSGADLAGICQRACKLAIRESIAKEIQLEEARANGVLNEDQDIDPVPQITRLHVEEAMRGARRSVSDADIRKYELFATSLQQSRAFGNVSLDPGNQGGAGGDAGAGDDDLYS, encoded by the coding sequence ATGTCAGCTAAGGCGCAACAAGTGAAGCAGCAGAAATTGAACAGATTGATTGCGGATGACCTTGCCGAAGACGACAACAGCGTGGTGGTGCTCAACGCGAAGCGCATGGACGAACTGAGCATATTCCGTGGAGACACAGTGAAgctgaaagggaaaaaaaaccgctCCACAATTTGCATTGCTATGAGTGATGAAAACTGCCCTGAAGGGTCGATCATGGTGAACAAAGTTACACGGCGAAACATCCGTATTCTCCTTGGAGATCTAATTACCGTCAGCAGCCACAGCAATGTGCCGTATGGGAATCATGTTCACGTTCTTCCTATTGACGACACCGTAAAGAACCTAACAGGCGACCTGTTCGAAACATTCCTCAAACCATATTTTCTGGAGGCCTATCGACCCGTGAAAACAGGAGATTTATTCATTTGCCGTGGGGCGATGCGCTCGGTAGAGTTTAAGGTGGTAGAGGTGGACCCTGGGGACTGCTGTATAGTTGCTCCTGAAACAGTGGTTCATTGTGAAGGCGACCCCATCCGCCGCGAGGATGAGGAGCGGTTGGATGATGTGGGCTACGATGACATTGGTGGCTGCCGCAGGCAGCTGGTGCAAATCCGTGAAATGGTTGAACTTCCCATTCGCCACCCCGAGCTTTTCAAGAGCATTGGCATAAAACCCCCTCGTGGTATTCTCATGTACGGCCCCCCCGGAAGCGGCAAAACTCTTATTGCTCGGGCTGTCGCTAACGAAACCGGTgcgttcttctttttgatcAACGGGCCGGAGATTATGAGCAAGATGGCCGGCGAGTCGGAGGGTAACCTGCGCAACGCATTCGTGGAGTCAGAGAAGAATGCCCCtgcaattatttttattgacGAAATAGACTCAATCGCCCCGAAGCGCGAAAAAGCGCAAGGCGAAGTGGAAAAACGTATCGTCTCGCAACTTCTGACGCTCATGGACGGGCTGAAAGGGCGGTCGCAGGTTATTGTTATGGCAGCAACCAATCGGCCAAATGCAATTGACCCTGCGCTTCGCCGTTTTGGTCGCTTCGACCGGGAGATCGACATTGGTGTTCCCGATGAAATTGGGCGTCTCGAGATCCTCCGCATCCACACAAAAAATATGAAGCTCGATCCAAATGTAGACGTGGAAAAGATTGCTAAGGACAGTCATGGATACGTTGGTGCTGATTTGGCGCAACTCTGCACTGAGGCAGCAATGCAGTGTGTCCGTGAAAAGATGGCCGTTGTGGACTGGGACGATGAAACAATTGATGCCGAAGTTTTGGATTCCATGTCTGTAACAAATAATCATTTCTTGGATGCACTAAGCAAAATGAATCCCTCTGCTCTTCGTGAGACGCAAGTGGAGACTCCCAACGTCACGTGGAGCGATGTCGGTGGTCTTTTGGATGTGAAGAGGGAGTTGCAGGAGCTTGTTCAGTATCCAGTAGAGTTCCCGTGGAAATTCGAGAAGTATGGAATCTCCGCCCCGAAGGGTGTGCTTTTTTATGGACCACCAGGTTGCGGTAAAACACTGCTAGCGAAGGCTATCGCTACGGAATGTCAGGCAAACTTCATCTCCATCAAGGGGCCGGAACTGCTAACGATGTGGTTTGGTGAATCTGAGGCTAATGTAAGAGACGTGTTTGACAAGGCAAGGGCTGCTGCTCCGTGTGTGCTCTTCTTCGATGAACTGGATTCCGTGGCGCGGTCCCGCGGTCACAGTGGTGATGGGGGGGCAAGCGACCGTGTCATCAACCAGATCCTTACTGAAATGGACGGTATGAACAGTAAGAAGAATGTGTTTATTATTGGAGCAACCAACCGCCCGGATGTGTTGGACCCTGCGGTAATGCGCCCAGGCCGCCTTGATCAGCTCATTTATATTCCACTGCCCGACAAGGCGTCGCGTGTGGCAATCCTTAAAGCCAGTTTCCGCAAATCGCCCTTGGCGCCTGATGTTGATTTGGACCAGTTGGCTGCCGCCACGCACGGGTTTTCCGGTGCGGATCTGGCTGGTATTTGTCAGCGGGCATGCAAACTAGCCATTAGGGAGTCCATTGCAAAGGAAATTCAACTTGAGGAAGCAAGAGCGAACGGTGTCCTTAATGAAGATCAGGATATTGACCCGGTACCGCAAATTACTCGATTGCACGTTGAAGAGGCCATGCGCGGCGCTCGTCGCTCTGTCAGTGACGCTGACATCCGCAAGTACGAACTTTTCGCCACGTCGCTTCAGCAGTCACGTGCATTCGGTAACGTGAGTTTGGACCCCGGTAATCAGGGCGGAGCGGGAGGTGATGCCGGTGCAGGAGATGACGATCTCTATAGTTGA
- a CDS encoding N-acetyltransferase subunit Nat1, putative yields MATTLPLQQQRLFDKLARDFDAREYAKGLRTADSILSVVPNHADTLALKGLTLHHMGRKEEGREIIESALGFNDTSTVVWHSLGMCHRADDNHVEALHAFQKAHEYGPSNVNVLRDISSICVQLREWEQFVDVRRKMVTLRPGVRANWIALSCGHRMLGNKELAAAVIDVMTTIMEAGDNRAEKSEVRLYQVELELACNAPARALDLLKKHSQEIIDEYEKASLRAKTHALLGQKVEAEKWYMELITRGMAEADCVAAIAQLRKIPLDAARRPKRDVDKYLELLKQVQEVNPKSNYAKRQVLECVPIEQFRDQLREYAGMFIVKTIPSLFSVLKSLYQCPDRTQHIGEVFHQWEEELMAGDFSSFGGKKDPTFILWVWMYLASHYCRIREFGRALEYIGRAIDHTPTFDLLYLMKAKIQAKNNQLDEAAKTADMARRLDLQDKYLNGKAAKYFFRANKIREGEALMQMFYKTTEVPDDTYLTALESQCAWYEREVGDAYYRMGDYISALSNYLMCESHHQRNHNELSEFHNYVFRRCTMRAWFNVIACDDNLEENKFFQKLCPRIVRTYMKIHEEGEEAVRAKYAPRPEVGKYSDVEEGKRIGNLRRTFYLHNVDISDPLKKAGRYLQASLLHNALSSEVHLLAVEFYTMCRMPFLVARELLILAKLKCPSTNELVTQFENNLFREMASSMDPRVESIIKETLTTALEKLN; encoded by the coding sequence ATGGCTACAACCTTGCCTTTACAGCAACAGCGACTCTTTGACAAACTCGCGCGCGATTTCGATGCACGGGAATATGCAAAGGGCCTGCGCACAGCCGACAGCATTCTGTCCGTCGTCCCCAACCACGCGGACACCCTCGCACTGAAGGGGTTGACGTTGCACCACATGGGTCGTAAGGAAGAGGGACGTGAAATCATCGAAAGCGCCCTCGGTTTCAACGATACTTCCACAGTTGTGTGGCATTCGCTCGGGATGTGCCACCGCGCAGATGATAATCACGTGGAGGCGCTGCATGCGTTCCAGAAGGCACACGAATACGGCCCATCGAACGTAAACGTTCTACGAGATATTTCATCAATCTGTGTACAATTGAGGGAGTGGGAGCAATTCGTGGACGTTCGCAGAAAGATGGTGACCTTAAGACCAGGCGTCCGCGCCAACTGGATTGCACTGTCCTGTGGCCATCGCATGCTTGGAAACAAGGAATTAGCGGCTGCTGTGATAGACGTTATGACTACTATAATGGAAGCAGGAGATAACAGGGCGGAGAAGAGCGAAGTGCGCCTCTATCAGGTGGAACTAGAGTTGGCTTGTAATGCGCCTGCCCGAGCATTGGATCTACTGAAGAAACACAGCCAGGAGATCATCGATGAATACGAAAAGGCGTCTCTTCGCGCCAAAACTCACGCACTTCTCGGGCAAAAGGTGGAAGCTGAGAAATGGTACATGGAGCTCATCACCAGAGGAATGGCGGAGGCGGATTGCGTTGCCGCGATTGCCCAATTGCGCAAGATTCCTCTTGACGCAGCCCGACGTCCAAAGCGTGATGTGGATAAATACCTAGAACTTCTTAAACAAGTTCAGGAAGTAAACCCCAAGAGTAACTACGCCAAACGGCAGGTCCTGGAATGTGTGCCTATCGAGCAGTTCAGGGACCAACTTCGTGAATACGCGGGGATGTTCATAGTGAAAACCATTCCCTCGCTTTTCAGTGTTCTCAAATCACTTTATCAGTGTCCTGATCGCACACAGCATATTGGTGAGGTGTTCCATCAATGGGAAGAGGAACTCATGGCGGGAGATTTCTCAAGCTTCGGTGGAAAGAAAGATCctacttttattttgtggGTTTGGATGTATTTGGCTTCCCACTATTGCCGTATACGTGAGTTTGGACGGGCTTTGGAGTATATTGGCCGCGCCATCGACCACACACCAACGTTTGACCTTTTGTACCTCATGAAGGCGAAAATACAAGCGAAGAACAACCAGTTGGACGAAGCTGCGAAAACGGCCGATATGGCACGCCGGTTGGACCTACAAGACAAGTACCTCAACGGAAAGGCTGCCAAGTACTTCTTCCGCGCCAACAAGATTAGGGAGGGGGAAGCACTAATGCAAATGTTCTACAAGACCACTGAGGTACCTGACGATACATACCTTACTGCGCTGGAATCCCAGTGCGCATGGTATGAAAGAGAGGTAGGGGATGCGTATTATCGAATGGGTGACTACATCTCTGCACTATCAAATTACCTGATGTGCGAGAGCCACCACCAACGTAATCACAATGAATTGTCCGAGTTTCACAACTATGTATTTCGTAGGTGCACGATGAGGGCCTGGTTTAACGTAATCGCCTGTGACGACAACCtcgaagaaaacaaattctTTCAGAAACTGTGCCCCCGTATCGTTAGGACATATATGAAGATTCATGAGGAAGGTGAGGAGGCTGTGCGAGCCAAATATGCTCCTAGACCAGAAGTGGGTAAGTATAGCGAtgtggaggaaggaaagcgTATCGGAAACCTGAGACGTACATTCTACTTGCACAACGTAGACATCTCCGATCCTCTCAAGAAAGCAGGGCGATATCTTCAGGCGTCCCTTCTGCACAATGCGCTGTCATCGGAGGTGCACCTCCTAGCAGTTGAGTTCTACACAATGTGCCGAATGCCCTTTCTCGTGGCACGTGAGTTGTTGATTTTGGCTAAGTTGAAATGTCCGTCGACGAACGAGCTTGTTACTCAGTTCGAAAACAACCTGTTTCGTGAAATGGCATCCAGCATGGATCCACGGGTGGAGTCCATAATCAAGGAAACGCTTACTACCGCTTTGGAAAAACTGAATTAA
- a CDS encoding T. brucei spp.-specific protein, translating into MGNFGGTPLHAEKLNLTLRELSTGTTPAGTNVRERGSGSIVWMGGKACWMTNNAKMLLCFPRVSYRRRLLVFHFSGVAIAHSPPHIHCPIFRYPSVCLPHCQLRALKIYLRRIRSALFFSGNAAPQLTRRPHLTKHPRIAVQTTRNHPIIPAYSCLPLWFSRKYANTP; encoded by the coding sequence ATGGGGAATTTTGGGGGTACACCACTTCACGCGGAGAAATTGAACTTAACCCTAAGAGAATTATCCACAGGAACTACACCTGCGGGGACCAATGTACGTGAAAGGGGCAGCGGAAGCATTGTATGGATGGGAGGAAAGGCTTGCTGGATGACCAACAACGCGAAAATGCTTTTGTGCTTTCCTCGTGTGTCGTACCGGCGTCGCCTCTTggtctttcatttttcaggAGTTGCCATTGCTCACTCCCCTCCGCATATTCACTGTCCTATTTTCCGATATCCCTCAGTATGCTTACCGCACTGCCAATTACGCGCCTTAAAAATATATCTGCGTCGCATCCGCTccgcacttttcttttcgggaAACGCCGCCCCTCAGTTAACCCGTCGTCCACACCTGACAAAACATCCGCGCATAGCAGTACAAACCACGAGAAACCATCCCATTATCCCCGCTTATTCCTGTCTCCCGCTTTGGTTCAGCAGGAAATATGCAAATACACCCTAG
- a CDS encoding adenylate kinase, putative: MGLHILLFGAPGCGKGTASEFLVRRYDFIHVSTGNLLREEVKKGSAIGRQVEGLMSEGQLIPDHVVVAMIINRLQRPDTKGRGILLDGFPRTRAQAETLAANGFKVDAMIFIDVDEIKLEERCVFRRLDPVTGRIYNLKSDPSPQEIMGRLLIRSDDNREKHRRRMQVYLKQKASLMEYYRGRVLEVDGNPPLPVVLKSVATKVDELLRIEKSKL; this comes from the coding sequence ATGGGTCTGCATATCCTTTTATTTGGAGCGCCGGGATGTGGCAAAGGGACTGCGAGCGAGTTTCTTGTCCGTCGTTATGATTTTATTCACGTAAGCACGGGGAATCTCTTACgagaggaagtgaagaagggtAGTGCAATCGGTCGGCAGGTTGAGGGTCTTATGAGTGAGGGACAACTAATACCAGACCATGTGGTTGTTGCCATGATTATTAACCGCCTTCAACGCCCtgacacaaaaggaaggggaattCTCCTTGATGGTTTCCCACGCACCCGAGCACAGGCGGAGACGCTTGCCGCCAATGGATTCAAGGTGGATGCGATGATTTTTATCGATGTTGACGAGATTAAACTTGAGGAACGTTGCGTGTTCCGCCGTTTAGACCCAGTGACCGGCCGCATTTACAACCTAAAGAGCGATCCATCGCCGCAAGAAATTATGGGTCGTCTTTTGATTCGCTCAGACGACAACAGGGAAAAGCACAGACGCCGCATGCAGGTTTATCTGAAGCAGAAGGCATCCCTCATGGAATATTACCGTGGGAGGGTGTTGGAAGTTGATGGCAACCCTCCGCTTCCCGTTGTGCTCAAATCAGTGGCCACAAAAGTGGATGAACTTCTTCGTATCGAAAAGAGCAAGTTGTaa
- a CDS encoding T. brucei spp.-specific protein, which translates to MPSAVLFSCVRWWYIGVVMLLFIFLQSRDAWGLKELNLNTTFLRQDYRTPLKQLSVDPIFCRRRGGRAILHFEMNQVQGTVAVTLTGCVAQACVPHACGAGWGNMKVEQLRSFFLSFVVVADAAQPSYFLWGEVSVHEMNGTAGNHLAIDGQSLRTCTTASVIPPLSEIPPDVFIVKAKKFRCQMHEKGFGDSTTCP; encoded by the coding sequence ATGCCCAGCGCTGTCTTATTCTCATGCGTTCGCTGGTGGTATATCGGTGTTGTAAtgcttctcttcattttcttgcaGTCACGAGATGCTTGGGGGCTGAAGGAATTAAATCTTAACACCACTTTTCTGCGCCAGGATTACAGAACACCACTAAAACAACTGAGCGTTGATCCCATTTTTTGCAGGCGGCGAGGAGGACGCGCAATTTTGCATTTCGAAATGAATCAAGTGCAGGGAACTGTGGCGGTCACCCTTACTGGTTGTGTAGCGCAGGCTTGCGTTCCTCATGCCTGCGGCGCGGGTTGGGGAAACATGAAGGTGGAACAACTACGAtcgtttttcctctcttttgttgttgttgctgatgcCGCTCAACCGAGCTATTTTCTCTGGGGCGAAGTGTCGGTGCATGAAATGAACGGTACGGCTGGAAATCACCTTGCTATAGATGGGCAAAGCCTTCGAACCTGCACAACCGCCTCAGTTATACCACCTCTTTCCGAGATTCCCCCGGACGTTTTCATTGTGAAAGCGAAAAAGTTTAGGTGTCAAATGCACGAAAAGGGGTTTGGAGACTCCACGACCTGCCCGTAG
- a CDS encoding procyclin-associated gene 1 (PAG1) polypeptide,putative, with amino-acid sequence MKVNCFLPLLLSVSYCTLADDSALTLKAGESICKLSKRLKSVFKYVDRRTDIALEKISDLEDMLEVVKFKIVKGRSNNTNRECKDVSDFIMSKATWLIRKGRKEVDRLKYVGLAAIGNAGLAAGRLDEMVNVWRRVYSAGTGNFCIGDEGNETKRTALPDCYLTDSERDDFTGIDEGDRLEDINNVTADAFNELLELHTEDDLWSSPLTSGMDGKDCRLTNARSGGGYLVGESPSGNLFWGDGVLGVKRGSRGYDGRTSNVRSKLLINDVVWEADTVEHTPIIRNVHEDLQNFFIDAEKIDELVGETGDKWNWEFSHEIGSHSGHPSEFDDEETDDVADNTSAVEEAIGKAFVGLGNREAFQEEMVLEEMALCGECNIYTYYQLFFLVFVPVFV; translated from the coding sequence ATGAAGGTGAATTGTTTTCTACCTTTGTTGCTGTCAGTCAGTTATTGCACTTTAGCCGACGATAGCGCGCTCACACTGAAGGCGGGGGAAAGTATCTGCAAACTGTCGAAAAGGTTGAAGTCAGTGTTCAAGTATGTAGACCGAAGAACGGATATTGCCTTGGAAAAGATCTCCGATCTTGAGGATATGTTGGAAGTGGTGAAGTTTAAGATTGTGAAGGGAAGGTCGAATAATACGAATAGAGAGTGCAAGGATGTCTCCGATTTTATTATGAGTAAAGCAACTTGGTTgataagaaaagggagaaaggagGTTGATAGATTGAAATACGTGGGGCTTGCGGCAATTGGAAATGCGGGACTGGCGGCAGGGAGGTTAGATGAGATGGTCAATGTGTGGAGGAGGGTGTACAGTGCCGGTACTGGAAACTTTTGCATTGGGGATGAAGGGAATGAAACAAAGAGGACTGCACTTCCAGATTGCTATCTGACAGATTCGGAGAGGGATGACTTTACTGGGATTGATGAAGGGGACAGGTTAGAAGATATAAACAATGTTACCGCTGACGCCTTTAATGAATTATTGGAGTTGCATACAGAGGATGATTTGTGGAGTAGCCCATTGACGAGTGGCATGGACGGTAAGGACTGCCGTCTAACAAATGCCAGGTCTGGCGGAGGTTACCTCGTCGGAGAGAGCCCATCTGGTAATCTGTTTTGGGGAGACGGGGTGCTTGGGGTGAAGAGGGGTAGCCGAGGGTATGACGGAAGGACGTCGAATGTAAGGAGCAAATTACTCATAAATGATGTAGTGTGGGAAGCAGACACTGTAGAGCATACCCCTATTATAAGGAATGTACACGAAGACTtgcaaaatttttttatcgACGCAGAAAAAATTGATGAATTGGTGGGGGAGACTGGGGATAAGTGGAATTGGGAGTTCTCTCATGAAATTGGAAGTCACAGTGGTCATCCCTCAGAgtttgatgatgaggaaacTGACGATGTAGCGGACAACACATCGGCAGTGGAAGAGGCAATAGGGAAGGCATTTGTGGGGTTGGGAAATAGGGAAGCGTTTCAGGAAGAGATGGTGTTGGAAGAGATGGCGTTGTGTGGAGAATGTAATATTTACACTTATTACCAGTTGTTTTTCTTAGTTTTCGttcctgtttttgtttga